One window of Cryobacterium arcticum genomic DNA carries:
- a CDS encoding PTS sugar transporter subunit IIA gives MPAIPADASTAIVIVVLVVVLVVVLFIVRWARKSRSADAAGVAATTADARETVTADAGAAAGPDAGASTTDEAAVGEAQPKTVLDYIDDRTIVLDVDDADRDAVIRRLARLMAATGRVVDEDAVVRAALERELISTTGIGDGIAIPHATTDAATCPVLAFARSRNGVDWNSLDEAPAHLIFMIAVPESGAGTEHLRVLAQLSRSLMKPSFRASIEMAVTPADVLAALAATVRPTGSAPL, from the coding sequence ATGCCCGCGATCCCGGCTGACGCCTCCACCGCGATCGTCATCGTCGTGCTCGTCGTGGTGCTCGTGGTGGTGCTGTTCATCGTGCGCTGGGCGCGCAAGAGCCGGTCGGCGGATGCCGCCGGGGTCGCCGCGACGACGGCCGATGCCCGCGAGACCGTCACAGCGGATGCCGGGGCGGCTGCGGGCCCTGATGCGGGCGCTTCGACCACGGACGAAGCGGCTGTTGGAGAGGCGCAGCCGAAGACCGTGCTGGACTACATCGACGACCGCACCATCGTGCTCGATGTCGACGACGCCGACCGGGACGCCGTCATCCGTCGTCTCGCCCGTCTCATGGCCGCGACCGGCCGGGTCGTCGATGAGGACGCCGTGGTGCGCGCCGCGCTCGAGCGCGAGCTCATCAGCACAACCGGCATCGGCGACGGCATCGCCATCCCGCACGCGACCACCGACGCCGCCACCTGCCCGGTGCTCGCCTTCGCCCGCAGCCGCAACGGCGTGGACTGGAACTCACTCGACGAGGCGCCGGCCCACCTGATCTTCATGATCGCCGTACCCGAATCGGGCGCCGGCACCGAACACTTGCGGGTGCTGGCCCAGCTCTCCCGCAGCCTGATGAAGCCCTCGTTCCGCGCCTCCATCGAAATGGCGGTCACCCCGGCCGACGTGCTCGCCGCGCTGGCCGCGACAGTGCGTCCGACTGGTTCCGCGCCGCTCTAG
- the cofC gene encoding 2-phospho-L-lactate guanylyltransferase, producing the protein MSWVCVVPVKGSARAKSRLGELPEPFPARGALAEAFALDTVTALLAAEMVRRVIVVTADPAAAGPLAALGAQIVPESPQTSPSDAGSGNFAAPRDPLNAAIAEGVRVAQELYPRSNVAVLTGDLPALTVADVETALTAASAHDRAMVADEEGTGTTTLLARAGLRLVPRFGPGSRAAHEAAGHVPLDLPATASIRRDVDTVANLAEVLRRGVGAHTSALIARSQPMPTETPDLG; encoded by the coding sequence GTGAGCTGGGTGTGCGTGGTGCCCGTCAAGGGCAGTGCACGCGCCAAGAGCCGGCTGGGGGAGCTACCCGAGCCCTTCCCGGCGCGCGGTGCGCTCGCCGAGGCCTTCGCGCTCGACACCGTGACGGCGCTGCTCGCGGCCGAGATGGTGCGGCGGGTCATCGTGGTGACGGCCGACCCCGCTGCCGCCGGGCCGTTGGCCGCCCTGGGCGCCCAAATCGTGCCCGAGTCACCGCAAACATCCCCCTCGGATGCCGGGAGCGGGAACTTCGCGGCTCCTCGCGACCCGCTCAACGCCGCTATCGCCGAGGGTGTGCGAGTGGCTCAGGAGCTGTATCCCCGGAGCAACGTCGCGGTGCTCACGGGCGACCTGCCCGCCCTCACCGTGGCGGATGTCGAGACGGCCCTCACCGCCGCATCCGCCCACGACCGTGCGATGGTCGCCGACGAAGAGGGCACCGGCACCACCACTCTGCTCGCCCGCGCCGGCCTGCGCCTGGTGCCGAGGTTCGGTCCGGGCTCCCGCGCTGCGCACGAGGCGGCCGGTCACGTGCCGCTGGACCTGCCCGCCACGGCGTCGATCCGCCGCGACGTCGACACCGTCGCCAACCTCGCCGAGGTCCTGCGCCGCGGCGTCGGAGCGCACACCAGCGCCCTGATCGCCCGGTCGCAGCCGATGCCCACGGAAACCCCCGACCTCGGGTGA
- a CDS encoding coenzyme F420-0:L-glutamate ligase produces the protein MGVSGAARPDSRLEVFVLPGIGEIRAGDDLAAIILAATGTLLADGDILAVTSKIVSKAEGRQVAATDREQAITDETVRVVATRAHPGGVTRIVENRQGLVMAAAGVDASNVTEGTVLLLPVDPDASARALCTAVREATGLRVGVLITDTVGRPWRDGQTDIAIGAAGVAVLDDLRGTTDAHGRRLDVTVAAVADEIAGAADLIKGKTSGNPVAVVRGLAQLVGPIDAGDRGARRLLRDSANDMFRVGSAEAYAEGYAAGLEAAATREIPSAESRQSPPSELPTGHFAATRETPASDLPVAAPSDSADGPEVATRGTASR, from the coding sequence ATGGGCGTTTCCGGTGCGGCCCGGCCGGATTCCCGGCTTGAGGTATTCGTGCTGCCCGGAATCGGCGAGATCCGCGCCGGCGACGACCTTGCCGCGATCATCCTGGCTGCTACCGGCACCCTGCTCGCCGATGGCGACATCCTGGCCGTGACCAGCAAGATCGTCTCCAAGGCCGAGGGGCGCCAGGTCGCCGCGACCGACCGGGAGCAGGCGATCACCGACGAGACCGTGCGCGTGGTGGCGACCCGTGCGCATCCGGGCGGCGTGACTCGCATCGTGGAGAACCGGCAGGGCCTGGTGATGGCCGCCGCCGGGGTGGACGCCAGCAACGTGACCGAGGGCACCGTGCTGCTGCTGCCGGTCGACCCGGATGCCTCCGCCCGCGCCCTCTGCACCGCCGTTCGGGAGGCCACCGGGCTGCGGGTGGGCGTGCTCATCACCGACACCGTGGGCCGCCCGTGGCGTGACGGGCAGACCGACATCGCCATCGGCGCGGCGGGCGTGGCCGTGCTCGACGACCTGCGTGGCACGACGGATGCGCACGGTCGCCGGCTCGACGTCACCGTCGCCGCGGTCGCGGACGAGATAGCCGGGGCCGCCGACCTCATCAAGGGCAAGACCAGCGGCAACCCCGTGGCCGTGGTGCGCGGGCTTGCACAGCTGGTGGGCCCGATCGACGCGGGGGACCGCGGCGCCAGGCGCCTGCTGCGCGACAGCGCGAACGACATGTTCCGCGTCGGCAGCGCGGAGGCCTACGCGGAGGGGTACGCGGCCGGGCTGGAGGCCGCGGCAACTCGCGAGATTCCGTCCGCCGAGTCGCGGCAAAGTCCCCCTTCAGAGCTCCCCACGGGGCACTTTGCGGCAACTCGCGAGACGCCCGCGAGTGACTTGCCAGTTGCGGCCCCCTCAGACAGCGCGGATGGGCCTGAAGTGGCAACTCGCGGAACCGCATCCCGGTGA
- a CDS encoding TIGR03557 family F420-dependent LLM class oxidoreductase, whose protein sequence is MSELQIGYAAMLEQFAPAEAVALSAYAEEHGFSGVMAADHFQPWVPAQGESSFVWSVLAAIGERTKGDMGPGVTAPTFRWHPAMVAQASATLASMYPGRHWLGLGSGEALNEHIVGGYWPEAPERINRMFEAIEIISKLFAASIAGKDVKHSGQFYKLESTRLWTMPEVAPEILVATAGPVTAKRAGRHADGLITVGAPLEKISMLFGKFDDGAREAGKDPSTMPKVLQLHMSWAETDEEAMRNALHEWPNGGMKFPKGDIRSPFEFEQMAKMVRPEDFEGRMIISADPDEHRKYIQKFVDLGFDKIYLHNVGRNQRQWIDVFGRDVLPKLAR, encoded by the coding sequence TCGGAATTGCAGATCGGTTACGCGGCCATGTTGGAGCAGTTCGCCCCCGCCGAGGCGGTGGCCCTGTCGGCGTACGCGGAGGAACACGGTTTCTCCGGCGTGATGGCGGCCGACCACTTCCAGCCGTGGGTGCCCGCCCAGGGCGAATCCTCGTTCGTGTGGAGCGTGCTCGCCGCGATCGGCGAACGCACCAAGGGGGACATGGGCCCGGGCGTCACCGCGCCCACGTTCCGCTGGCACCCCGCCATGGTCGCGCAGGCCTCCGCCACGCTCGCCTCGATGTACCCGGGGCGGCACTGGCTGGGGCTGGGCTCCGGTGAGGCGCTCAACGAGCACATCGTGGGCGGCTACTGGCCCGAAGCTCCCGAGCGGATCAACCGCATGTTCGAGGCCATCGAGATCATCTCCAAGCTGTTCGCGGCGTCGATCGCCGGCAAGGACGTCAAGCACTCCGGCCAGTTCTACAAGCTCGAATCCACCCGCCTGTGGACCATGCCCGAGGTCGCGCCCGAGATCCTCGTGGCCACCGCCGGGCCGGTCACGGCCAAGCGCGCCGGCCGGCATGCCGACGGCCTCATCACGGTGGGCGCCCCGCTCGAGAAGATCTCGATGCTCTTCGGCAAGTTCGACGACGGCGCCCGGGAAGCCGGCAAGGACCCGTCGACCATGCCCAAGGTGCTGCAGTTGCACATGAGCTGGGCCGAGACCGACGAAGAGGCCATGCGCAACGCCTTGCACGAGTGGCCCAACGGCGGCATGAAGTTCCCCAAGGGCGACATCCGCTCGCCGTTCGAGTTCGAGCAGATGGCCAAGATGGTGCGCCCGGAGGACTTCGAGGGCCGCATGATCATCTCCGCCGACCCCGACGAGCACCGCAAGTACATCCAGAAGTTCGTCGACCTCGGCTTCGACAAGATCTACCTGCACAACGTGGGCCGCAACCAGCGCCAGTGGATCGACGTGTTCGGCCGCGACGTGCTGCCGAAGCTCGCCCGGTAG